A window of Fretibacterium sp. OH1220_COT-178 contains these coding sequences:
- a CDS encoding sensor histidine kinase, with amino-acid sequence MLRRVRRTVLNSLRPKNHFLAFLLSALILPSVAVVLLAAFALVSQEKAMEAAVRSYVQDLAESMAYRLSSDAKLWELPPEFFGDATRYRIFSWGPSIPGWVAHIGADGKIIMASPGAMNIAAIWHDNLPIGTATRVEDKQGAQYTLAIYPVSRGQGYVVAAVSWDQLLGGLVKAGRLWPVLIVLMTLGSFWAIRLLWSRLVAPLQALVAEIDDLRVGKDIPNRLGPGAVKEIESVHSALMRFARAAVERDKLRNRYVRDIVRVQEKERMDMAREIHDGPLQDITALLQQIHMSLEEEAPQERIKKTEFLAKTVVRELRGLCDELAPPWMDLGLSQALTELAERLSQNYDIRVTTDIDDGLDLGPEQTLAFVRIFQEAVSNAVRHGNASEVRAQVYEQDGKIFFDIRDNGGGFEARINHEALRVEGHRGLANMTERMSLMGGTLEVRSEIGKGTRVLGILPRAAVVSSA; translated from the coding sequence ATGCTGAGGCGGGTCCGCAGAACCGTTTTAAATTCTCTCAGGCCGAAGAATCACTTTTTGGCCTTTTTGTTGTCCGCCCTGATCCTGCCCTCCGTGGCCGTCGTCCTCCTGGCCGCCTTCGCCCTGGTCAGTCAGGAAAAGGCGATGGAGGCGGCGGTTCGGTCCTACGTTCAGGATCTGGCCGAGAGCATGGCCTACCGCCTGAGCTCCGATGCCAAGCTCTGGGAACTTCCCCCCGAGTTCTTCGGGGACGCCACACGCTACCGCATATTCTCCTGGGGACCGTCCATTCCCGGCTGGGTTGCCCACATCGGGGCGGACGGCAAAATCATCATGGCCTCGCCCGGTGCGATGAACATTGCCGCGATATGGCACGACAACCTTCCTATCGGCACGGCGACCCGGGTGGAGGACAAGCAGGGCGCCCAATACACTTTGGCTATCTATCCGGTCAGCCGGGGACAGGGCTACGTCGTTGCGGCGGTCTCCTGGGACCAGCTTCTGGGGGGGCTGGTCAAGGCGGGACGCCTCTGGCCCGTGCTCATCGTGCTGATGACCCTAGGCAGCTTCTGGGCCATCCGTCTGCTCTGGAGCCGGCTGGTCGCGCCCCTTCAGGCTCTGGTCGCCGAGATCGACGATCTCAGGGTCGGAAAGGACATCCCGAACCGTCTCGGTCCGGGGGCGGTCAAGGAGATCGAGAGCGTTCACAGCGCTCTGATGCGCTTTGCCCGCGCGGCCGTGGAGCGGGACAAACTGCGCAACCGCTACGTGCGCGACATCGTTCGGGTTCAGGAGAAGGAACGCATGGACATGGCCCGAGAGATTCACGACGGGCCGTTGCAGGATATCACGGCCCTGCTTCAACAGATTCACATGTCCCTGGAGGAGGAGGCCCCCCAGGAGCGCATCAAGAAGACCGAATTCCTGGCCAAGACCGTCGTTCGGGAGCTGCGCGGCCTCTGCGACGAGCTGGCTCCGCCGTGGATGGATCTGGGGCTCTCTCAGGCTCTGACCGAATTGGCCGAAAGGCTGTCGCAGAACTACGACATTCGGGTGACGACGGATATCGACGACGGATTGGACCTCGGCCCCGAACAGACCCTGGCCTTCGTCCGAATCTTCCAGGAGGCGGTCTCCAACGCCGTTCGGCATGGCAACGCCTCGGAGGTCCGGGCTCAGGTCTACGAACAGGATGGAAAAATTTTCTTCGACATCCGGGACAACGGAGGGGGCTTCGAGGCCCGGATCAACCATGAAGCCTTGCGGGTGGAGGGACACCGGGGCCTGGCCAACATGACGGAACGGATGTCCCTCATGGGAGGAACACTCGAGGTCCGATCCGAGATCGGCAAGGGCACGCGGGTTCTGGGCATCCTGCCGAGAGCGGCCGTCGTGTCCTCGGCATAG
- a CDS encoding response regulator — protein MAVRIVLADDHPLTRAGIAEFLRRENSLDLVGEAEDGVKAWEMIQDLKPDVALLDIRMPGMDGVSVAQKVKSEGLPTATIMLTSYDAQQYVMASLRAGARGFVLKTVSPKELTAAIATVSKGGLYLDPEVASVMGERDFDPEQLSAREREVLLLAAKGLSSKEVASRLFISERTVQTHLASIYDKLGSKNKTEALLLALKYGVVTLEELLEDEK, from the coding sequence ATGGCAGTCAGAATCGTTTTGGCGGACGACCACCCTCTGACGAGGGCGGGCATCGCGGAGTTTCTGCGGCGGGAAAATTCTCTCGATCTGGTCGGGGAGGCGGAGGATGGAGTCAAGGCCTGGGAGATGATCCAGGACCTGAAGCCCGACGTGGCGTTGCTGGACATTCGGATGCCGGGAATGGACGGCGTCTCGGTGGCTCAGAAAGTGAAGTCCGAGGGGCTTCCCACGGCCACGATCATGCTGACGTCCTACGACGCGCAGCAGTACGTCATGGCCTCGCTGCGCGCCGGGGCACGCGGGTTCGTTCTCAAGACGGTCAGCCCGAAGGAGCTCACTGCGGCGATCGCTACGGTGTCCAAGGGTGGGCTCTACCTGGACCCCGAGGTCGCATCGGTCATGGGAGAGAGGGATTTCGACCCGGAGCAGCTCTCCGCCCGGGAACGGGAGGTCCTGCTTCTGGCGGCGAAGGGGCTCTCCAGCAAGGAGGTGGCGAGCCGCCTCTTCATCAGCGAGCGCACCGTACAGACCCACCTGGCCTCCATCTACGACAAGCTGGGCTCCAAAAACAAGACGGAGGCCCTTCTGCTGGCTCTGAAGTATGGGGTCGTGACCCTCGAGGAACTTCTGGAGGACGAGAAGTAA
- a CDS encoding HDIG domain-containing metalloprotein, with product MRPDRETALRLLREHNKDESHIRHALAVEGTMRHFARRAGADEELWGVVGLLHDIDWERTADTPERHCHLAPELLREAGVDEDIIRAVQSHGYGICTDVEPSNDLERTLFTIDELTGLIITAGLVRPSRSLSDLELKSVKKKWKDKAFARGVNREVISAGAERMGMPLDTVIEETILALRPIEKDVGL from the coding sequence ATGAGACCGGATCGAGAGACCGCACTTCGGCTTCTGAGGGAGCACAATAAGGACGAGTCCCACATCCGCCACGCCCTGGCGGTCGAGGGAACCATGCGCCATTTCGCCCGCAGGGCCGGCGCTGACGAGGAGCTTTGGGGCGTCGTGGGGCTCCTGCACGACATCGATTGGGAGAGGACAGCGGACACCCCGGAACGGCACTGTCATCTGGCTCCGGAGCTGCTTCGGGAGGCAGGCGTCGACGAGGACATCATTCGTGCCGTCCAGTCGCACGGCTACGGGATCTGTACCGACGTCGAGCCCTCCAACGACCTGGAGCGAACCCTTTTCACCATCGACGAGCTGACGGGGCTGATCATCACGGCCGGCCTGGTTCGTCCCTCCCGCTCGCTATCGGACCTGGAGCTCAAATCCGTCAAGAAAAAGTGGAAGGACAAGGCGTTTGCCCGCGGGGTCAATCGCGAGGTCATCAGTGCCGGCGCCGAGCGGATGGGCATGCCTCTCGACACGGTCATCGAGGAGACCATCCTGGCGCTTCGCCCCATCGAAAAGGATGTAGGACTGTGA
- a CDS encoding deoxycytidylate deaminase codes for MSAARPDWDTYFIAIALMASMRSTCLRRRVGAVVVRGRQIVSTGYNGAPMGAGHCLDTGCLRQALNIPSGERHEMCRGSHAEANAIAQAARMGIATDGGTIYCTHEPCSLCTKIILNSGIVRVRYLHPYPDPLAQTLREEAGVTFEPIPGERVEEARRWMEAALTAPA; via the coding sequence ATGTCCGCCGCAAGACCGGATTGGGATACCTACTTCATCGCCATCGCCCTGATGGCGTCGATGAGGAGCACCTGTCTGCGCCGCAGGGTCGGTGCGGTTGTGGTTCGCGGCCGGCAGATCGTGAGCACGGGATACAATGGGGCTCCGATGGGGGCGGGGCACTGTCTGGACACCGGTTGCCTGAGACAGGCTTTGAACATTCCCTCGGGTGAGCGGCACGAGATGTGCCGGGGATCCCACGCCGAGGCGAACGCGATCGCTCAGGCCGCCCGTATGGGCATCGCCACGGATGGGGGCACGATCTATTGTACGCACGAGCCGTGCTCCCTCTGCACGAAGATCATCCTCAACTCCGGCATCGTCCGGGTGCGGTACCTCCACCCCTATCCCGACCCGCTGGCACAGACCCTGAGGGAGGAGGCCGGAGTGACCTTCGAGCCCATCCCCGGGGAGAGGGTGGAGGAGGCCAGACGATGGATGGAAGCTGCTCTGACCGCCCCGGCGTAG
- a CDS encoding polysaccharide deacetylase family protein — translation MLRPVLLACMALFLCIEWGPLNAERARWGIASGDPFVPEIALTFDDGPREHGMQELMAALSPFGVQGTFFLVGKFADRYASVTAALHAGGHAIENHSFTHPKLYTLWVEKIVRETERCNEVIEALGIRRPRFMRPPGGSWNLKVLNAMRRMDMRLGLWNINSADYTGKSAEDITALILRKAAPGAIVLMHSGVPQTVSALPGIVHELERRGYRFVSVQDLWNCGAI, via the coding sequence ATGCTACGCCCCGTTTTGCTGGCCTGCATGGCCCTGTTTCTCTGTATCGAGTGGGGCCCCCTGAACGCCGAAAGGGCCCGATGGGGCATCGCCTCCGGCGACCCCTTCGTCCCGGAGATCGCCCTGACCTTCGACGACGGGCCCCGAGAACACGGGATGCAGGAGCTGATGGCCGCCCTGTCGCCGTTCGGCGTCCAGGGGACGTTTTTCCTGGTGGGAAAGTTCGCCGATCGCTACGCCTCCGTCACCGCGGCCCTGCACGCGGGGGGACACGCGATCGAAAACCACAGTTTCACGCATCCGAAGCTCTACACCCTCTGGGTGGAGAAGATCGTGAGGGAGACGGAGCGCTGCAACGAGGTGATCGAGGCCCTTGGGATACGCAGGCCCCGCTTCATGCGGCCGCCCGGCGGCTCCTGGAACCTGAAGGTGCTGAACGCCATGAGGCGCATGGATATGCGCCTCGGCCTCTGGAACATCAACAGTGCCGATTACACGGGCAAGTCGGCTGAGGATATCACGGCCCTCATTTTGCGCAAGGCCGCCCCCGGCGCCATCGTTTTGATGCACTCTGGAGTTCCTCAGACGGTGTCGGCGCTTCCGGGGATCGTGCATGAGCTGGAACGACGCGGCTACCGTTTCGTGAGCGTCCAGGACCTCTGGAACTGCGGAGCCATTTAG
- a CDS encoding CDC48 family AAA ATPase, protein MFTVKEARPGDALKGIARMNPSDMEALGLSEGQIIEIVGKKTTAARVRACEEDCAEGSLQIDGLMRENALVSLDDTAEVRLAAHHFAGSVSLQPLVAGPLTDRERDSAYILSLLEGQPLTAGDRVRLNLFGTRICDFMVAETTPGGAVVVSKSTYLNLLKPANVARPRRISYEDIGGLGSQIRRVREMIELPLRFPQVFERLGIQPPKGVLLYGPPGTGKTVIARAVANETDAWFTHISGPEIIGKFYGESEERLRNIFEEAQSRSPSIIFIDEIDAIAPKREDMGGEKQVERRVVAQLLALMDGLESRGQIIVIGATNIPNSLDPALRRPGRFDREIAVPIPDRKGRLEILQIHTRGMPLSGDVDLKRVADLSHGFVGADLEALAKEAAMACVRDILPYVNLQTQEIPYEKVASLEVRMGHFMAALMEIDPSAIREVFVEIPDVSWEDVGGLEEIKEELINAVSWPLQHAELFERYAVQPTRGIMLHGPSGTGKTLLAKALAKESGVNFISVKGPSLMSRYVGESERAIREVFRTARQAAPSILYFDEIESLVPIRGREAGGSAFTERVIGQFMSEMSGIEDLQGVVVLATTNRLDLVDPALLVSGRFDLVLELPLPDAAAREEIFRIELRQKPLAPDIDIKALAALTEGTSGADIAFVCRKATTEAIKTLMLEGHGELRLERPHFDTALRELGKRER, encoded by the coding sequence GTGTTTACGGTGAAGGAGGCGCGTCCGGGCGACGCCCTGAAGGGCATCGCCCGCATGAATCCCTCCGATATGGAGGCGCTGGGCCTCTCCGAGGGCCAGATCATCGAGATCGTCGGGAAGAAGACGACGGCCGCCCGGGTACGGGCGTGCGAGGAGGACTGCGCGGAGGGCTCCCTGCAGATCGATGGCCTGATGCGGGAGAACGCCCTCGTCTCCCTGGACGACACCGCCGAGGTGCGGCTTGCGGCACACCATTTTGCCGGAAGCGTCTCCTTGCAGCCCCTTGTCGCCGGTCCCCTGACCGACAGGGAGCGCGACTCGGCCTACATTCTCTCGCTGTTGGAGGGACAGCCCCTCACGGCCGGCGATCGCGTCCGGCTGAATCTCTTCGGAACCCGCATTTGCGACTTCATGGTCGCCGAAACGACGCCGGGCGGCGCGGTCGTGGTGAGCAAGTCGACATATCTGAACCTCCTCAAACCCGCAAACGTCGCTCGGCCCCGCAGGATATCCTATGAGGACATCGGCGGTCTGGGCTCTCAGATCCGCAGGGTGCGCGAGATGATCGAACTGCCGCTGCGTTTCCCTCAGGTATTCGAACGGCTTGGCATCCAGCCTCCCAAGGGAGTGCTGCTCTACGGGCCGCCGGGTACGGGCAAGACGGTCATCGCCCGAGCCGTGGCCAACGAGACCGATGCCTGGTTCACGCACATCTCCGGGCCCGAGATCATCGGAAAGTTTTACGGGGAGAGCGAGGAACGCCTGCGCAACATCTTCGAGGAGGCCCAAAGCCGTTCCCCCTCCATCATCTTCATCGACGAGATCGACGCCATCGCTCCGAAGCGAGAGGACATGGGGGGCGAGAAGCAGGTGGAGCGACGGGTCGTGGCCCAGCTGCTGGCATTGATGGACGGACTCGAGTCGCGCGGGCAGATCATCGTCATCGGAGCGACGAACATACCCAACTCCCTGGACCCGGCGCTGCGCCGTCCGGGGCGCTTCGACCGCGAGATCGCCGTACCGATCCCCGACCGCAAGGGGCGTCTCGAAATTCTGCAGATCCATACGCGCGGCATGCCGCTTTCGGGGGACGTCGATCTCAAAAGGGTTGCGGACCTCTCCCACGGATTCGTCGGAGCGGACCTCGAGGCCCTGGCGAAGGAGGCGGCTATGGCCTGCGTCCGGGATATTCTTCCCTACGTCAATCTTCAGACGCAGGAGATCCCCTACGAGAAGGTCGCCTCCCTCGAGGTGCGGATGGGACACTTCATGGCCGCCCTGATGGAGATCGATCCGTCGGCCATCCGGGAGGTGTTCGTGGAGATTCCCGACGTCTCCTGGGAGGACGTCGGCGGGCTCGAGGAGATCAAGGAGGAGCTCATCAACGCCGTGAGCTGGCCCCTTCAGCATGCCGAGCTCTTCGAGCGCTACGCGGTCCAGCCCACGCGGGGCATCATGCTGCACGGCCCCTCCGGAACGGGAAAGACGCTTCTGGCCAAGGCCCTGGCGAAGGAGAGCGGGGTCAATTTCATCTCGGTCAAGGGTCCCTCCCTCATGTCTCGCTACGTGGGCGAGTCGGAGCGGGCGATCCGGGAGGTCTTCAGGACGGCCCGTCAGGCCGCGCCATCCATTCTCTACTTCGATGAAATCGAGTCCCTCGTCCCCATCCGCGGCCGAGAGGCCGGAGGCTCGGCCTTCACGGAACGGGTCATCGGGCAATTTATGTCCGAGATGAGCGGCATCGAGGACCTTCAAGGCGTCGTCGTCCTGGCGACGACGAATCGGCTGGATCTGGTGGACCCCGCCCTGCTGGTCTCCGGGCGCTTCGATCTGGTCCTGGAGCTGCCCCTCCCCGACGCCGCAGCCCGAGAGGAGATCTTCCGCATCGAGCTGCGGCAAAAGCCGCTGGCCCCGGATATCGACATCAAAGCTCTGGCGGCCCTTACCGAGGGGACGAGCGGTGCGGATATCGCCTTCGTCTGCCGCAAGGCGACGACCGAGGCCATCAAGACCCTCATGCTGGAGGGGCACGGCGAGCTTCGCCTGGAGCGGCCCCATTTCGATACGGCGCTCCGAGAGCTGGGCAAGCGCGAGCGCTGA
- a CDS encoding glucosamine-6-phosphate deaminase, with the protein MRKKLSVILTGDHEESCSIVAGLVAEVVVRGDVCLGLATGGSMEGVYAELRRRHDAEGLSFRSVATVNLDEYVGLEPSHVQSYRHYMDHKLFDHVDIDKARTCVPRGTLPRDKMLEEFQGFLDSRPRDLQLLGLGSNGHIGFNEPAPFFAPWAHVVTLEEGTRRDNQRFFSSLDEVPSQAVTMGIGDILNAARIVLLVHGPSKAEPLRALLQDDRVCPEVPCTALKLHPDVVVVVDRGLARLAGVEKECAGLAGEEIDDGQKRR; encoded by the coding sequence TTGAGGAAAAAACTGAGCGTGATTCTCACCGGGGATCACGAGGAGAGCTGCTCCATCGTCGCCGGACTCGTCGCGGAGGTCGTGGTGCGGGGGGATGTTTGTCTCGGGCTTGCCACCGGCGGTTCAATGGAGGGCGTCTATGCGGAACTCCGGAGGCGTCACGACGCCGAGGGGCTGTCCTTCCGTTCCGTCGCCACGGTGAACCTGGACGAATACGTCGGGCTCGAGCCCTCCCATGTCCAAAGTTACCGCCACTACATGGACCACAAGCTCTTCGATCACGTGGACATCGACAAGGCCAGAACCTGTGTGCCGAGAGGAACCCTGCCTCGGGACAAGATGCTCGAGGAGTTCCAGGGATTTCTGGACTCCAGGCCCCGGGACCTTCAATTGCTGGGGCTCGGGAGCAATGGGCACATCGGGTTCAATGAGCCTGCTCCCTTCTTCGCTCCCTGGGCCCACGTCGTGACCCTGGAAGAGGGCACCCGCAGGGACAACCAGCGCTTTTTCTCCTCTCTGGATGAGGTTCCCTCCCAGGCCGTGACGATGGGAATCGGAGATATTCTGAACGCCGCCAGAATCGTGCTGCTCGTCCATGGGCCCTCCAAGGCGGAGCCCCTGAGGGCCCTGCTCCAGGACGACCGGGTTTGCCCTGAGGTCCCCTGTACGGCGCTCAAGCTCCATCCCGACGTCGTTGTCGTGGTCGACCGCGGCCTGGCGCGTCTGGCGGGGGTCGAAAAGGAATGCGCCGGGCTTGCCGGGGAGGAGATCGACGACGGGCAAAAAAGGCGATGA
- the murQ gene encoding N-acetylmuramic acid 6-phosphate etherase, whose translation MPLTTETSNERTAELDAMSLGDILAVMNDEDARVPEAIRKALPRIEAAVRRAFASLRRGGRLIYLGAGTSGRLGVLDAVECVPTFGVPPDRVLGLIAGGSEAMMRAVEGAEDDPALGVADLKSILLSKEDTVVGIAASGRTPYVIGALKYARSVGAATVSLSCNEGAPLSRVADVPIEISPGPEVLTGSTRLKAGSVQKMVLNMISTASMVLWGKVYKNLMVDVRATNEKLRLRAENIVMAAAEVGRQEARRALADSGGDCKPAIVSLLLHCSDEEARETLKRADGRVRTAIEGN comes from the coding sequence ATGCCCCTCACCACCGAAACGAGCAACGAACGCACCGCCGAACTCGACGCCATGTCTTTGGGAGACATCCTGGCCGTCATGAACGATGAGGACGCGCGGGTCCCCGAGGCGATACGCAAGGCCCTGCCCAGGATCGAGGCCGCGGTTCGGCGGGCCTTCGCGTCCCTGAGACGAGGGGGGCGGCTGATCTATCTGGGGGCCGGCACCAGCGGTCGCCTTGGGGTGCTGGACGCCGTGGAGTGCGTACCGACGTTCGGAGTCCCTCCCGACCGGGTACTGGGGCTGATCGCCGGAGGCTCGGAGGCCATGATGCGCGCGGTCGAGGGCGCCGAGGACGACCCGGCCTTGGGCGTGGCCGACCTGAAATCGATCTTGCTCTCGAAGGAGGATACCGTCGTGGGGATCGCGGCCAGCGGCCGGACGCCCTACGTCATCGGAGCTCTGAAGTACGCCCGCAGCGTCGGTGCTGCAACGGTCTCCCTCTCCTGCAACGAGGGGGCTCCCCTGTCTCGGGTCGCCGACGTCCCCATCGAAATCTCCCCCGGCCCCGAAGTCCTGACCGGCTCCACGCGACTCAAAGCCGGAAGTGTCCAGAAGATGGTCCTCAACATGATCTCGACCGCCTCCATGGTTCTGTGGGGTAAGGTCTACAAAAACCTGATGGTGGACGTGCGGGCCACAAACGAGAAGCTGAGGCTCCGGGCCGAGAACATCGTGATGGCTGCTGCCGAAGTCGGGCGGCAGGAGGCACGCCGAGCTCTTGCGGACTCCGGAGGTGACTGCAAGCCGGCCATCGTCTCCCTGTTGCTGCACTGTTCCGACGAGGAGGCGCGCGAGACCCTGAAAAGAGCGGATGGACGCGTGAGAACCGCGATCGAAGGCAACTGA
- the nagA gene encoding N-acetylglucosamine-6-phosphate deacetylase codes for MKLLTGGRVIEGKTLREGHALLFSDRVLSCIPEDAADGIDAERIHLNGEYVCPGLVDIHVHGARGIDIMDATDEAVDNLSLAMARNGTTAFAPASVTAPMPELEAAVEAVRRGMRRSLPGAALIGIHLEGPWIEPEMKGAHPPEWILAKPDAEWVAERADAIRILTYSPMLDPDHAFLRHLLELGIVPSLGHTTADFDAARSAIEAGARSITHLFNAQMGLHHRRPGMIGAAAVTEVMCELIADGHHIRSELFEPLCRLIGTDRLILITDAIRSAGLPDGEYDFAGGRVRVEDGLPVQPDGTIAGSSLALNRAVQNFRLATGRPLPEVIGMAARNPARLLGLTRKGSLDPGSDADIVCLDEDLNVAMTFVGGRRVV; via the coding sequence ATGAAACTGCTCACCGGCGGCAGGGTGATCGAGGGTAAAACGCTGAGGGAAGGTCATGCGCTCCTCTTCTCGGATCGGGTGCTCTCCTGTATCCCGGAGGATGCGGCCGACGGGATCGACGCCGAGCGCATACACCTGAACGGGGAATACGTCTGTCCGGGACTCGTGGACATCCACGTTCATGGCGCCCGGGGCATCGACATCATGGACGCTACGGACGAGGCCGTGGACAATCTGAGCCTCGCCATGGCGCGGAACGGGACCACCGCCTTCGCCCCCGCTTCCGTGACCGCGCCGATGCCCGAACTCGAGGCCGCGGTCGAGGCCGTACGCCGGGGAATGCGACGGTCCCTTCCGGGCGCGGCCCTGATCGGCATCCACCTCGAGGGCCCATGGATCGAGCCGGAGATGAAGGGGGCGCATCCGCCGGAATGGATTCTCGCGAAACCGGATGCCGAGTGGGTGGCCGAGCGTGCGGACGCCATACGCATCCTCACCTACTCGCCGATGCTCGATCCCGATCATGCGTTCTTGAGGCACCTGCTCGAGCTCGGCATCGTCCCCTCGCTGGGACATACCACAGCCGATTTTGACGCGGCGCGTTCGGCCATAGAGGCCGGCGCCAGGTCGATCACGCACCTGTTCAACGCCCAGATGGGACTCCATCATCGGCGCCCGGGGATGATCGGGGCGGCTGCGGTGACGGAGGTGATGTGCGAGCTCATCGCCGACGGCCACCATATCCGTTCCGAGCTCTTCGAGCCCCTCTGCCGTCTCATCGGAACGGATCGGCTGATCCTGATTACGGACGCCATCCGATCCGCCGGACTGCCCGACGGGGAATACGACTTTGCGGGCGGTCGGGTTCGGGTCGAGGACGGCCTGCCCGTTCAGCCGGACGGGACGATCGCCGGCAGTTCCCTGGCCCTGAACCGAGCGGTGCAAAACTTCCGGCTCGCCACGGGACGTCCCCTCCCGGAGGTCATCGGCATGGCGGCGCGAAACCCGGCCCGCCTCCTTGGGCTGACGCGCAAGGGCAGCCTGGATCCGGGGTCCGATGCCGATATCGTCTGTCTGGACGAGGATCTGAACGTGGCCATGACCTTCGTCGGCGGGAGACGGGTCGTCTAG
- a CDS encoding VOC family protein, translating to MKAHFCHFNFNVLDLERSMAFYEEALGLKEVRRITDEAFIIVYLGDGKEGFTLELTWLKERTQPYDLGDQEFHLAFRADDFEGMRDFHRERGWICYENEKMGIYFIQDPDGYWLEVLPAK from the coding sequence ATGAAAGCGCATTTTTGCCACTTCAACTTCAACGTCCTGGACCTCGAGAGGAGCATGGCCTTTTACGAGGAGGCCTTGGGGCTCAAAGAGGTACGGCGTATCACGGACGAGGCGTTCATCATCGTCTATCTCGGGGACGGCAAGGAGGGGTTCACCCTGGAGCTCACCTGGCTGAAGGAGCGCACGCAGCCCTACGACCTGGGGGATCAGGAGTTTCACCTGGCCTTCAGGGCTGACGATTTCGAGGGTATGCGGGACTTTCACCGGGAGAGGGGCTGGATCTGCTACGAGAACGAGAAGATGGGGATCTACTTTATCCAGGATCCCGACGGCTATTGGCTGGAGGTTCTGCCGGCGAAGTAG